DNA sequence from the Chroogloeocystis siderophila 5.2 s.c.1 genome:
GGTCTTGCGGATTAATCAGCCAACCCAAACGCAAACCATTGTCGATGTATTCTTGCATTTTGGCTTGAATCGGTTGTAAGCGATCGGTTTCTGAACGCAACTCAATCGCAAAATCAGGGACGAGTGGCGGAAATTTCTTGCGCTGTTCAGGTGTTAAAGCTTCCCAACGTGCGAGTTGTACCCAAGCTGCATCAGGAGAACGTTTAGCACCATTAGGCAGAATGAAGATTGTTGATGAACTGAACACTTTGCCTAATTTTGTTTGACGATTCCAATTATTCAAATCTGTAATCAAGTCTGCTTCTTGATTTCCACTTTCTCCTCCAACTGGCGGCACAATAATCAATTCTCCTTTGGCACTCATTTCCAAGCTCAAATCGCGATTGGCAAGACACAGTTGATAGAATTGCTCATCGCTTAAATGTGCAAT
Encoded proteins:
- a CDS encoding Uma2 family endonuclease; translation: MNSVVLNLEPIAHLSDEQFYQLCLANRDLSLEMSAKGELIIVPPVGGESGNQEADLITDLNNWNRQTKLGKVFSSSTIFILPNGAKRSPDAAWVQLARWEALTPEQRKKFPPLVPDFAIELRSETDRLQPIQAKMQEYIDNGLRLGWLINPQDQQVEIYRPAQAVEVIQTPAQLSGEDVLPGFELHL